The window CCTCACTCGCAGTGAGGGTGCCTGTGTGAGGGCGGTTCGTCAAGATAGAGAGCGAGGCGAGCCGTGCTGGCTCGCCTCGTCATATCTCGCATTGGTTGGTGGCGAGGTCAGTCGCCGCTTTCCGGGATCGGCACGGCTTCGACATCGACCGGGAATGCCGCGTGCTCGCTGACTGGATGCGCCGCGACCACTTCGTCGCTGATTAGCTTCCAGGCGACGACTGCGGCGACCAGGATGACCGCCACCGAGACGACGATCGCGCGGTCCATGCCGACCATGAAGGCGTTGCTGGACACCTCGCGCAGCATCGAGCTGACATCGGCCGGAACGCCCGGGAAGAGCGTCTGATCCTGGATCACTCGACCGCCGTAGCTCATCCCGGCACCGAGGATGTCGAGGACCGGCTTGAGCGGCCCGGCATCCGGGTTGTCACGCAGCGCCCGCACCTGAGCGTCGCTGGTGAAGTAGTTCTGGTAGGCACGATTCATGATCGTGCCGAGCAGCGCCACACCGAACGCATTGCCGATCTCGCGGATCGCGCCGTTGACTGCTGACGCGACGCCGCTCTTGCCCGCCTCGACGCTGTTGAGCACTGCGGTCGTCATCGGGGCGAAGATGAGCGACATGCCGAGGCCCATGACCAGGTACGACGGCAGGATGTCCATATAGGTGCCGTGCACGTTAGCGCGCATGAACAGCAGCGTGCCGATGCCAGCGACGACCATGCCGGCCGCGAGCAGCTTCGACGCGCCGATGCGGCCCACCATCATGCCGGAGATCGGCGAGGCCACCATCATCACCGCGACCATCGGCAGCAGCGCCAGACCGGATCGCACCGGCGAGAAGCCGTGGACATTCTGCAGGTAGAGCGTGCCGAAGAAGGCGATGCCGGCGATCAGGAACGAAACGGCGAAGGCAACGATATTCGCGCCGGTGAAGGTCGACGAGCGGAAGAAGCGCATCGGTACCATCGGGCGCTCGGTGCGCAGCTCGACGAGCACGAACGAGACGAACAGCACTGCTGCCAGGGCCAGCGCGCCGACGATCAGCGAATCACCCCAGCCACGGTTGCCGGCCTCGATCAGCGCCCAGGTCAGGGACGCAATCGCGCCGGTGACCAGGATGGTGCCGGGGATGTCGGTCGCGACGGTGCCGGAGGTATCGCGCGTCTCGCGGATGACCGCCGAACTCACGGCAAAGGCCACGATGCCGATCGGGATGTTGACCAGGAAGATCCAGTGCCAGCTCGCGTACTGCACGAGCAGACCGCCAACGACCGGGCCAAGCGCCAGACCGGAGACGGAGATCGCCGACCAGATGCCGAGCGCCTTGCCGCGCTCTTCCGGCGGGAACGCCTCGGAGATGATCGACAGCGAAAGCGGCAGAATGAACGCCGCGCCGAGTCCCTGCAACGCACGCGCCAGAATCAGCATCTCGACGTTTTGCGAGAACGCTGCCAGCACCGACGTTGCGGTGAACAGCGCGATGCCCGCCATGAAGAAGCGCTTCCGGCCCAGCCGGTCGCCGAGTCCACCAGCAGTAATCTGCAGCGATGCGAACACGAGGATGTAGGCAGACACGATCCACTGGAGCTGCGTCGTCGTCGCTTCCAGATCCTTGGAGATCGTCGGCAGCGCGACATTGACGACCAGGTTGTCGAGGATCGCCATGAACAATGCAAAGCAGGACGCGACCAACGCATACCAGCGTGCGTTCTGCTCGTTAATCCGACCGGTCAATTTCGTCATGCCTGGCATAGGCAGCTCCGTTCGATGAGCAACTCCCGCGACGCCGTCGTCACAGGCGGCTAACAATACCCAGCGTGCTCATCGCTGTGCCTGTCCAGATGGCCAGACCTGATACTGGCCGACTGTCAAAAAGCCGAACAGTTCACAGAAATGTCACAAGCGCGTAACACGCAAGCCATTGTTGTCTCGCAAGATTGGAGATGTCGGCAACGGAGCCGACGACGAATGAACCATTGAGGGGGTGTACGGGGTGAGTGCGCAATCCACCACACCACGCATGAACGGCCGGCCAGTCCGGCGCAAGAAACGACAACGCGAACGATCAGCCGAGCCGATCATCCGCGCCGACCATCTGACCAAGCGCTACGGTACCGTCACGGCAGTCGATGACGTGAGCTTCGAGGTTCGACGCGGCGAGATCTATGGCTTCCTGGGACCAAATGGCTCGGGCAAGAGCACGACGATCGGCATGTTGCTCGGACTGGTTGCTCCCAGCTCGGGATCGATCGGGCTGTTCGGCAAGGGGCCGGACGAGCGAGCGGAGACACTGCCGCGCGTCGGCGCGATCATCGAGTCACCAGCGTTCTACCCGTATCTGTCAGGCCGCCGCAATCTGCGGGCGCTGGCCGATCTACGTCCCGGTGTCACCGACGCGCGCATTGATGAGGTTATCGAGATCGTCGGACTGACCGGCGCGGCCAATCGCAAGTACTCAGAGTATTCACTCGGCATGAAGCAGCGGCTCGGCATCGGCTGGACGCTGCTGCACAACCCGGAGCTGCTGGTGCTGGACGAGCCGACGAACGGCCTCGATCCGGCTGGCATGGCCGAGGTCCGCCACCTCATCCTGCAATTGGCCAGCGAGGGCAAGACGATCTTCATCTCCAGCCACCTGCTCAATGAAATCGAGCAGGTTTGCGACCGTGTCACGATCATTCAGCGCGGCAAGCTGATCGCCGAAGGCTGGGTGGACGAGATGGTCAACAGCGAGCCACGCCTCCTCGTCCGCGTCGACGCGCCAGAACGCGCGGAGGGCATCGTTCGTGGGCTGCTGGAGGCCGCTGAGATCGAGATCGACGGCGATGAACTGATGATCAGTGCCGCAGCGTTGCGCCCCGCCGAGATCAATGCCGCGCTCGTGACGGCCGGCATCGGCGTCGAGGAATTGCATACGATCCAGCACTCGCTCGAAGAAGCGTTCCTCGACCTGACGAACAACGTGGAGCAGGAGGCGCAGGCATGACAGCAACGAATATGACCGTCTCGACCTCAGTTCCACCGACGGAGATCCCCGCCGGACAGCCGCGCTTCCAGAGTCTCGTCCGGATGGAGCTACGCAAGCTGCGCTATCGCCCGATGACCTTCGTCATCTTCGGCATCATGGCTGCGCTGCTCTCCGGCCTGATGACGATTGGCTACATCGCCACTCGCGTCTCTAATCGTCCGCCGGGCGTATCCCTTGAGGACGACGTCCGAAGCTTTCTCTTCCCGGGCGTCTTCCAGGATGGATTCAGCATCATCGGCGGAGTCGGTGGCATTCTGCTGGTGGTGATCGCCGCCGCGATCATCGGTTCGGAGTACAGCTGGGGAACGATCCGTGTGTTGGTCGGCTCCGGTGTGCCACGCGCCCGGCTCATCGCATCCAAGCTGGTGACCGTTGGTCTGGTGACGATCGGATTGACGATCGTCGGGTTCCTCGCCTTCACCATCACGTCGGTGGGAATCGCCATTTTCGGCGGCCACACGCTCGACATGAGCTGGCTGAACGGCGGCACTGCCATCGATCTGCTGCTGATGTTTGTCCGCACGATCTTCATTCTGTTCGTTTCAGCGGTGCTGGCGTTCACCGTGACCGTCTTCAGCCGTTCGCTGGCAGCCGGTATCGCAGTCGGCATCGGCTACATGGTCTTCGAGGGCATCGCCGTTGGCCTGCTCGGCCTGATGGGCAACGTTGGCGAGACGCTCGCCGACCTGCTGCTCTCGCCGAACATGAACGCGATCCAGCAACCTAGCAGAACTACATCGGCGAGCGCAC is drawn from Thermomicrobiales bacterium and contains these coding sequences:
- a CDS encoding MFS transporter; the encoded protein is MPGMTKLTGRINEQNARWYALVASCFALFMAILDNLVVNVALPTISKDLEATTTQLQWIVSAYILVFASLQITAGGLGDRLGRKRFFMAGIALFTATSVLAAFSQNVEMLILARALQGLGAAFILPLSLSIISEAFPPEERGKALGIWSAISVSGLALGPVVGGLLVQYASWHWIFLVNIPIGIVAFAVSSAVIRETRDTSGTVATDIPGTILVTGAIASLTWALIEAGNRGWGDSLIVGALALAAVLFVSFVLVELRTERPMVPMRFFRSSTFTGANIVAFAVSFLIAGIAFFGTLYLQNVHGFSPVRSGLALLPMVAVMMVASPISGMMVGRIGASKLLAAGMVVAGIGTLLFMRANVHGTYMDILPSYLVMGLGMSLIFAPMTTAVLNSVEAGKSGVASAVNGAIREIGNAFGVALLGTIMNRAYQNYFTSDAQVRALRDNPDAGPLKPVLDILGAGMSYGGRVIQDQTLFPGVPADVSSMLREVSSNAFMVGMDRAIVVSVAVILVAAVVAWKLISDEVVAAHPVSEHAAFPVDVEAVPIPESGD
- a CDS encoding ABC transporter ATP-binding protein, whose amino-acid sequence is MSAQSTTPRMNGRPVRRKKRQRERSAEPIIRADHLTKRYGTVTAVDDVSFEVRRGEIYGFLGPNGSGKSTTIGMLLGLVAPSSGSIGLFGKGPDERAETLPRVGAIIESPAFYPYLSGRRNLRALADLRPGVTDARIDEVIEIVGLTGAANRKYSEYSLGMKQRLGIGWTLLHNPELLVLDEPTNGLDPAGMAEVRHLILQLASEGKTIFISSHLLNEIEQVCDRVTIIQRGKLIAEGWVDEMVNSEPRLLVRVDAPERAEGIVRGLLEAAEIEIDGDELMISAAALRPAEINAALVTAGIGVEELHTIQHSLEEAFLDLTNNVEQEAQA
- a CDS encoding ABC transporter permease yields the protein MTATNMTVSTSVPPTEIPAGQPRFQSLVRMELRKLRYRPMTFVIFGIMAALLSGLMTIGYIATRVSNRPPGVSLEDDVRSFLFPGVFQDGFSIIGGVGGILLVVIAAAIIGSEYSWGTIRVLVGSGVPRARLIASKLVTVGLVTIGLTIVGFLAFTITSVGIAIFGGHTLDMSWLNGGTAIDLLLMFVRTIFILFVSAVLAFTVTVFSRSLAAGIAVGIGYMVFEGIAVGLLGLMGNVGETLADLLLSPNMNAIQQPSRTTSASAPLPATVCPIPGARLRCSRSIPPP